From a single Drosophila sulfurigaster albostrigata strain 15112-1811.04 chromosome 3, ASM2355843v2, whole genome shotgun sequence genomic region:
- the LOC133840938 gene encoding ras-interacting protein RIP3 isoform X13 gives MDITQIVTIENFLSQIVINILGNIDYNDPTSRHSPPPSASSANVTASLGSPSNEEPSTPNTTQDTTDADFEPSSLSLAERLAFFSSLCEGNGGSTTPTSSMPHHVAHPRFASRANSYASRSSPPYNSIDRSSNSPSSNHSNHSMANSISSASVTPTPMECTPTTQEEEQQQQQQSLTEQHNGFVQLTRSATAPPTATTATTAVTTSTIVTPLTESTSLTAPRRIKLRTVGKLVMPDTFLSDRKHNNHRNSCLGRLQTMEDIHISMGVRTIGKIKSPFIEQQQQKELRKQQSMQAMEQQSNGNGHSLSDSGDDAHSSDSGKENCAANQQQQQQQQQQETQQQPQSQQQQSQQVQELKRKLTHFSQITVQQKKPQATAVNRRHTTELSGNIRAPNVDERYAKYFGLNESYSSTTTLLKKTSSTVPPTPTATPSEALNAHVRLPQTVANGSGLNQSVSLVQKRREMLKRTRAMSLETTGSCASSGSLSPTSMPSPKRALSPSRRSTTTTSNNKLNIASFEDIVITADELHAAGHEFKRLCGEILGT, from the exons ATGGATATCACACAGATAgttacaattgaaaattttctGTCGCAAATTGTGATCAATATACTCGGCAATATTGACTATAACGATC CAACTTCTCGCCACTCGCCGCCTCCGTCGGCATCAAGCGCCAACGTAACCGCATCGCTCGGCTCGCCGTCAAACGAAGAGCCGAGCACGCCGAACACGACGCAGGATACAACCGATGCGGACTTTG AACCTTCATCGTTGTCGCTGGCCGAGCGTTTGGCGTTCTTCAGCAGCTTGTGCGAGGGAAATGGCGGCAGCACAACGCCCACGAGCAGCATGCCACATCATGTGGCACATCCGCGCTTCGCGAGTCGCGCCAACAGCTACGCCTCACGCAGCAGTCCGCCCTACAACTCCATCgatcgcagcagcaacagtccgAGTAGCAAtcacagcaaccacagcatgGCCAACAGCATAAGCAGCGCCAGTGTGACGCCCACGCCCATGGAATGCACGCCGACCACCCAAgaggaggagcaacagcaacagcaacagtcgctAACAGAGCAACACAATGGCTTTGTGCAGCTGACACGCTCAGCAACAGCTCccccaacagcaaccacagcaaccacagcagtaACAACCTCAACAATTGTTACTCCTTTGACAGAAAGCACTTCGTTGACGGCGCCGCGACGCATCAAACTGCGCACTGTGGGCAAACTTGTGATGCCCGACACTTTTCTTAGCGATCGCAAGCACAACAATCATCGCAACAGTTGCTTGGGACGATTGCAGACGATGGAGGACATACACATCTCGATGGGTGTGCGGACCATTGGAAAAATCAAATCGCCATTCatcgaacagcagcagcaaaaggagCTACGGAAGCAACAATCAATGCAAGCAATGGAGCAACAAAGCAATGGGAATGGACACAGTTTGAGTGACAGCGGCGATGATGCGCACAGTTCTGATTCGGGCAAGGAAAACTGCGCAgccaatcagcagcagcaacagcagcagcagcagcaggagacccaacagcaaccacaatcgcagcaacagcaatcgcaACAAGTGCAAGAGTTGAAACGCAAGCTGACGCACTTTAGTCAAATCACCGTGCAACAAAAGAAGCCACAGGCAACCGCTGTGAATCGTCGTCATACCACAGAGCTGAGTGGCAACATTCGTGCTCCAAACGTTGACGAACGTTATGCCAAGTATTTCGGACTGAACGAAAGCTACAGCTCAACGACAACGCTGCTGAAGAAGACGTCTTCAACGGTGCCACCAACACCAACTGCAACTCCATCGGAGGCACTCAATGCGCATGTGCGGCTGCCACAAACTGTTGCAAATGGCAGCGGACTCAATCAGAGCGTCAGTCTGGTGCAGAAGCGACGTGAGATGCTGAAGCGAACACGCGCCATGTCACTGGAGACAACGGGCAGCTGTGCTTCAAGTGGCAGCTTGAGTCCCACCTCGATGCCAAGTCCGAAGCGTGCTCTTTCCCCCTCGAGAcgttcaacaacaacaacgagcaacaacaaattgaacatTGCCAGCTTTGAGGATATTGTTATCACAGCCGATGAGTTGCATGCAGCGGGGCATGAGTTCAAGAGGTTGTGTGGCGAAATTTTGGGCACATGA
- the LOC133840938 gene encoding uncharacterized protein LOC133840938 isoform X16, translating to MLFQRRHSEKMFEAYIRKRFKANSTPFDISATSAFKPTKPLEIRNGSQQQQQQPLISPITGQPLSHVPAPLLLSSSTLSGAGASFRLARSSTQPLQSPRVAHLAAQGGGTPPTSVSVSVSSNNNSLSRQHSVNDSVSLGEQLTLSVGNDSERIFEMSGLDDDSAIQSLGDDASTNTRSSGATATTTTGAAAGGSGVGVARSSSVRARANMFQQLQQQEQTRSRRETAATSRHSPPPSASSANVTASLGSPSNEEPSTPNTTQDTTDADFGKPKGILKGGKPLPGMGRGLMPIDLNAELKNRLQRSTHATVSNLRKSATTANATRDELDNSASTNPQRNLAQILRNVSKENATPPSASAQHDDAVSLVRNLATLGAPRTVEDSTGGNNCASASEGESSGGREIEAIIKNSAVARRRRQQQQQQQQQQPDG from the exons ATGTTGTTCCAGCGACGACACAGTGAGAAAATGTTTGAGGCGTATATCAGAAAACg CTTTAAAGCCAACTCCACGCCCTTTGACATCTCGGCCACGTCGGCTTTCAAGCCCACCAAACCGCTGGAGATTCGCAACGGttcgcagcaacagcaacaacaaccgctAATCTCGCCCATCACTGGACAACCGCTGAGCCACGTGCCCGCCCCCTTGCTGCTCTCCTCATCGACACTCTCAGGCGCCGGCGCCTCGTTCCGTTTGGCGCGCAGCTCAACGCAACCGCTGCAATCGCCGCGCGTCGCTCATTTGGCCGCACAGGGCGGTGGCACGCCCCCAACGTCAGTGTCAGTGTCAGTGtcgagtaacaacaacagtttgtCACGCCAGCATTCGGTCAACGATAGCGTCAGTCTTGGCGAGCAGTTGACACTCTCGGTGGGCAACGACAGCGAACGCATCTTTGAGATGTCCGGCTTGGATGATGACTCGGCGATTCAGTCGCTGGGCGACGATGCTTCCACCAACACCAGGTCAAGTGGAGCGACGGCAACCACCACAACAGGGGCAGCAGCGGGAGGATCaggtgtgggcgtggcacgaAGCAGCAGTGTGAGAGCACGGGCCAACATGttccagcagctgcagcagcaggagcagacACGCAGCCGCAGGGAGACGGCAG CAACTTCTCGCCACTCGCCGCCTCCGTCGGCATCAAGCGCCAACGTAACCGCATCGCTCGGCTCGCCGTCAAACGAAGAGCCGAGCACGCCGAACACGACGCAGGATACAACCGATGCGGACTTTG GCAAACCCAAGGGCATTCTGAAGGGGGGCAAACCTTTGCCCGGCATGGGTCGCGGTCTGATGCCCATCGATCTGAATGCCGAGCTCAAGAATCGCCTGCAACGTTCGACGCATGCCACAGTCTCGAATCTGCGCAAATCGGCGACCACAGCGAACGCGACACGCGATGAGCTGGACAACAGCGCATCGACGAATCCGCAACGCAACTTGGCGCAAATCTTACGCAATGTATCCAAGGAGAATGCCACGCCCCCGTCAGCCAGCGCCCAACACGATGATGCAGTGAGTCTGGTGCGAAATTTGGCCACCTTAGGAGCACCTCGAACTGTGGAAGATTCCACCGGGGGCAATAATTGCGCCTCCGCCTCAGAGGGCGAAAGTTCTGGCGGTCGAGAGATCGAAGCCATTATCAAGAACAGCGCTGTGGCCAGGCGACGtcgtcagcaacagcaacaacaacaacaacagcagccagatGGGTGA
- the LOC133840938 gene encoding putative uncharacterized protein DDB_G0271606 isoform X15, producing MLFQRRHSEKMFEAYIRKRFKANSTPFDISATSAFKPTKPLEIRNGSQQQQQQPLISPITGQPLSHVPAPLLLSSSTLSGAGASFRLARSSTQPLQSPRVAHLAAQGGGTPPTSVSVSVSSNNNSLSRQHSVNDSVSLGEQLTLSVGNDSERIFEMSGLDDDSAIQSLGDDASTNTRSSGATATTTTGAAAGGSGVGVARSSSVRARANMFQQLQQQEQTRSRRETAATSRHSPPPSASSANVTASLGSPSNEEPSTPNTTQDTTDADFEPSSLSLAERLAFFSSLCEGNGGSTTPTSSMPHHVAHPRFASRANSYASRSSPPYNSIDRSSNSPSSNHSNHSMANSISSASVTPTPMECTPTTQEEEQQQQQQSLTEQHNGFVQLTRSATAPPTATTATTAVTTSTIVTPLTESTSLTAPRRIKLRTVGKLVMPDTFLSDRKHNNHRNSCLGRLQTMEDIHISMGVRTIGKIKSPFIEQQQQKELRKQQSMQAMEQQSNGNGHSLSDSGDDAHSSDSGKENCAANQQQQQQQQQQETQQQPQSQQQQSQQVQELKRKLTHFSQITVQQKKPQATAVNRRHTTELSGNIRAPNVDERYAKYFGLNESYSSTTTLLKKTSSTVPPTPTATPSEALNAHVRLPQTVANGSGLNQSVSLVQKRREMLKRTRAMSLETTGSCASSGSLSPTSMPSPKRALSPSRRSTTTTSNNKLNIASFEDIVITADELHAAGHEFKRLCGEILGT from the exons ATGTTGTTCCAGCGACGACACAGTGAGAAAATGTTTGAGGCGTATATCAGAAAACg CTTTAAAGCCAACTCCACGCCCTTTGACATCTCGGCCACGTCGGCTTTCAAGCCCACCAAACCGCTGGAGATTCGCAACGGttcgcagcaacagcaacaacaaccgctAATCTCGCCCATCACTGGACAACCGCTGAGCCACGTGCCCGCCCCCTTGCTGCTCTCCTCATCGACACTCTCAGGCGCCGGCGCCTCGTTCCGTTTGGCGCGCAGCTCAACGCAACCGCTGCAATCGCCGCGCGTCGCTCATTTGGCCGCACAGGGCGGTGGCACGCCCCCAACGTCAGTGTCAGTGTCAGTGtcgagtaacaacaacagtttgtCACGCCAGCATTCGGTCAACGATAGCGTCAGTCTTGGCGAGCAGTTGACACTCTCGGTGGGCAACGACAGCGAACGCATCTTTGAGATGTCCGGCTTGGATGATGACTCGGCGATTCAGTCGCTGGGCGACGATGCTTCCACCAACACCAGGTCAAGTGGAGCGACGGCAACCACCACAACAGGGGCAGCAGCGGGAGGATCaggtgtgggcgtggcacgaAGCAGCAGTGTGAGAGCACGGGCCAACATGttccagcagctgcagcagcaggagcagacACGCAGCCGCAGGGAGACGGCAG CAACTTCTCGCCACTCGCCGCCTCCGTCGGCATCAAGCGCCAACGTAACCGCATCGCTCGGCTCGCCGTCAAACGAAGAGCCGAGCACGCCGAACACGACGCAGGATACAACCGATGCGGACTTTG AACCTTCATCGTTGTCGCTGGCCGAGCGTTTGGCGTTCTTCAGCAGCTTGTGCGAGGGAAATGGCGGCAGCACAACGCCCACGAGCAGCATGCCACATCATGTGGCACATCCGCGCTTCGCGAGTCGCGCCAACAGCTACGCCTCACGCAGCAGTCCGCCCTACAACTCCATCgatcgcagcagcaacagtccgAGTAGCAAtcacagcaaccacagcatgGCCAACAGCATAAGCAGCGCCAGTGTGACGCCCACGCCCATGGAATGCACGCCGACCACCCAAgaggaggagcaacagcaacagcaacagtcgctAACAGAGCAACACAATGGCTTTGTGCAGCTGACACGCTCAGCAACAGCTCccccaacagcaaccacagcaaccacagcagtaACAACCTCAACAATTGTTACTCCTTTGACAGAAAGCACTTCGTTGACGGCGCCGCGACGCATCAAACTGCGCACTGTGGGCAAACTTGTGATGCCCGACACTTTTCTTAGCGATCGCAAGCACAACAATCATCGCAACAGTTGCTTGGGACGATTGCAGACGATGGAGGACATACACATCTCGATGGGTGTGCGGACCATTGGAAAAATCAAATCGCCATTCatcgaacagcagcagcaaaaggagCTACGGAAGCAACAATCAATGCAAGCAATGGAGCAACAAAGCAATGGGAATGGACACAGTTTGAGTGACAGCGGCGATGATGCGCACAGTTCTGATTCGGGCAAGGAAAACTGCGCAgccaatcagcagcagcaacagcagcagcagcagcaggagacccaacagcaaccacaatcgcagcaacagcaatcgcaACAAGTGCAAGAGTTGAAACGCAAGCTGACGCACTTTAGTCAAATCACCGTGCAACAAAAGAAGCCACAGGCAACCGCTGTGAATCGTCGTCATACCACAGAGCTGAGTGGCAACATTCGTGCTCCAAACGTTGACGAACGTTATGCCAAGTATTTCGGACTGAACGAAAGCTACAGCTCAACGACAACGCTGCTGAAGAAGACGTCTTCAACGGTGCCACCAACACCAACTGCAACTCCATCGGAGGCACTCAATGCGCATGTGCGGCTGCCACAAACTGTTGCAAATGGCAGCGGACTCAATCAGAGCGTCAGTCTGGTGCAGAAGCGACGTGAGATGCTGAAGCGAACACGCGCCATGTCACTGGAGACAACGGGCAGCTGTGCTTCAAGTGGCAGCTTGAGTCCCACCTCGATGCCAAGTCCGAAGCGTGCTCTTTCCCCCTCGAGAcgttcaacaacaacaacgagcaacaacaaattgaacatTGCCAGCTTTGAGGATATTGTTATCACAGCCGATGAGTTGCATGCAGCGGGGCATGAGTTCAAGAGGTTGTGTGGCGAAATTTTGGGCACATGA
- the LOC133840938 gene encoding ras-interacting protein RIP3 isoform X14 has product MQPSSLSLAERLAFFSSLCEGNGGSTTPTSSMPHHVAHPRFASRANSYASRSSPPYNSIDRSSNSPSSNHSNHSMANSISSASVTPTPMECTPTTQEEEQQQQQQSLTEQHNGFVQLTRSATAPPTATTATTAVTTSTIVTPLTESTSLTAPRRIKLRTVGKLVMPDTFLSDRKHNNHRNSCLGRLQTMEDIHISMGVRTIGKIKSPFIEQQQQKELRKQQSMQAMEQQSNGNGHSLSDSGDDAHSSDSGKENCAANQQQQQQQQQQETQQQPQSQQQQSQQVQELKRKLTHFSQITVQQKKPQATAVNRRHTTELSGNIRAPNVDERYAKYFGLNESYSSTTTLLKKTSSTVPPTPTATPSEALNAHVRLPQTVANGSGLNQSVSLVQKRREMLKRTRAMSLETTGSCASSGSLSPTSMPSPKRALSPSRRSTTTTSNNKLNIASFEDIVITADELHAAGHEFKRLCGEILGT; this is encoded by the exons ATGC AACCTTCATCGTTGTCGCTGGCCGAGCGTTTGGCGTTCTTCAGCAGCTTGTGCGAGGGAAATGGCGGCAGCACAACGCCCACGAGCAGCATGCCACATCATGTGGCACATCCGCGCTTCGCGAGTCGCGCCAACAGCTACGCCTCACGCAGCAGTCCGCCCTACAACTCCATCgatcgcagcagcaacagtccgAGTAGCAAtcacagcaaccacagcatgGCCAACAGCATAAGCAGCGCCAGTGTGACGCCCACGCCCATGGAATGCACGCCGACCACCCAAgaggaggagcaacagcaacagcaacagtcgctAACAGAGCAACACAATGGCTTTGTGCAGCTGACACGCTCAGCAACAGCTCccccaacagcaaccacagcaaccacagcagtaACAACCTCAACAATTGTTACTCCTTTGACAGAAAGCACTTCGTTGACGGCGCCGCGACGCATCAAACTGCGCACTGTGGGCAAACTTGTGATGCCCGACACTTTTCTTAGCGATCGCAAGCACAACAATCATCGCAACAGTTGCTTGGGACGATTGCAGACGATGGAGGACATACACATCTCGATGGGTGTGCGGACCATTGGAAAAATCAAATCGCCATTCatcgaacagcagcagcaaaaggagCTACGGAAGCAACAATCAATGCAAGCAATGGAGCAACAAAGCAATGGGAATGGACACAGTTTGAGTGACAGCGGCGATGATGCGCACAGTTCTGATTCGGGCAAGGAAAACTGCGCAgccaatcagcagcagcaacagcagcagcagcagcaggagacccaacagcaaccacaatcgcagcaacagcaatcgcaACAAGTGCAAGAGTTGAAACGCAAGCTGACGCACTTTAGTCAAATCACCGTGCAACAAAAGAAGCCACAGGCAACCGCTGTGAATCGTCGTCATACCACAGAGCTGAGTGGCAACATTCGTGCTCCAAACGTTGACGAACGTTATGCCAAGTATTTCGGACTGAACGAAAGCTACAGCTCAACGACAACGCTGCTGAAGAAGACGTCTTCAACGGTGCCACCAACACCAACTGCAACTCCATCGGAGGCACTCAATGCGCATGTGCGGCTGCCACAAACTGTTGCAAATGGCAGCGGACTCAATCAGAGCGTCAGTCTGGTGCAGAAGCGACGTGAGATGCTGAAGCGAACACGCGCCATGTCACTGGAGACAACGGGCAGCTGTGCTTCAAGTGGCAGCTTGAGTCCCACCTCGATGCCAAGTCCGAAGCGTGCTCTTTCCCCCTCGAGAcgttcaacaacaacaacgagcaacaacaaattgaacatTGCCAGCTTTGAGGATATTGTTATCACAGCCGATGAGTTGCATGCAGCGGGGCATGAGTTCAAGAGGTTGTGTGGCGAAATTTTGGGCACATGA